One region of Oryza sativa Japonica Group chromosome 5, ASM3414082v1 genomic DNA includes:
- the LOC4338068 gene encoding uncharacterized protein isoform X3: MKMYDFEIWKPENSAKVPKNSILRKHTKRSSFTVSINKEKCSNLKGSEAIELSHKLGKHVTFSGVDDIHIRNKLSSTLPQLQNHCNVYSDKSNEADRLVSAKISSHENKEASGRDIYDRWTSESSGAKDPINLIDLNRTLPCIPDFNGAFISGSEVPDLEHTENATSDLQIPGDVREEAVLKHNQDLHSKSPRSQCELNSCDLGRIINLRSIASLLPDEAINISDRGMIGHPLNSTEVNKFYADYERSSVRDDTMEGKAPYILPQHTVQYTSQFTENWYTNMNLGNFHHAGREFSSCPCENQLNSEKPMLHSEINVQHEHAVMSQRTMRLMGKDLTVSTTGGKCIGETAKVHVNSSVSCHHTTNIFLELPRQGHPFLSLQSRSFSNIQVDAPSTSHDYVGYKMHNLKRRFPEADVFSGNGIECEDRLRDFSYLHCGQNALAGFSPQGGKYNTRSDQNSLSATTFLPTFIPHAKQSAVYRANSTWKHNPYPANLLVHPPDGTNFRKDQNQIIRGVAEIPSSVNTMSRDTVWKTRKIDVDNSNISSGVRYISRSGPVKLRPGAKHVLEPRQDTDDGNYPPMYSCVPFFVIRRGGNILSGQTKSHRKV; the protein is encoded by the coding sequence ATGAAGATGTATGATTTTGAAATATGGAAGCCAGAGAACTCTGCTAAGGTCCCGAAGAACAGCATTCTGAGAAAGCATACAAAGCGCTCCTCTTTCACTGTCAGCATCAACAAGGAGAAATGCAGCAATCTGAAAGGGTCAGAAGCCATAGAGCTAAGCCACAAGTTGGGGAAGCATGTTACATTCTCAGGGGTGGATGACATACATATTAGAAACAAGCTAAGTTCCACGTTACCCCAACTGCAAAACCACTGCAATGTGTACTCAGACAAGTCTAATGAAGCTGACAGATTAGTATCTGCAAAAATTAGTTCTCATGAGAACAAGGAAGCCTCAGGTAGGGATATATACGACAGATGGACTTCTGAATCAAGTGGTGCAAAGGACCCAATTAACTTGATTGATCTGAATCGCACGCTCCCATGTATTCCCGATTTTAATGGCGCATTCATTTCTGGTTCAGAGGTGCCTGATCTTGAGCATACGGAGAATGCAACTTCTGATCTCCAAATACCTGGTGATGTAAGAGAAGAAGCTGTTCTTAAGCACAATCAAGACCTCCATTCCAAATCACCGCGATCGCAGTGTGAACTTAACAGTTGTGATCTTGGGAGAATCATTAACTTAAGATCAATAGCCTCACTGTTGCCTGATGAAGCAATTAACATTTCTGACAGAGGAATGATTGGTCATCCATTGAACTCAACAGAAGTTAATAAGTTTTATGCTGATTATGAGAGAAGTTCAGTAAGAGATGATACTATGGAAGGAAAGGCTCCTTACATATTGCCTCAGCATACAGTTCAGTACACAAGTCAGTTTACGGAGAATTGGTACACCAATATGAATTTGGGCAACTTTCATCATGCTGGAAGAGAATTTTCTTCTTGTCCATGTGAAAACCAGCTGAATTCTGAGAAACCCATGTTACATTCTGAAATCAATGTGCAACATGAGCATGCAGTTATGTCACAACGTACCATGCGTCTGATGGGAAAAGATCTTACAGTTTCCACAACAGGTGGCAAATGCATTGGTGAGACAGCAAAGGTGCATGTGAACTCCTCTGTCAGCTGCCATCATACTACTAATATTTTCTTAGAGTTGCCACGACAAGGTCACCCGTTTCTGTCACTGCAATCCCGAAGTTTTTCCAATATACAGGTAGATGCCCCAAGCACAAGCCATGATTATGTTGGATACAAAATGCATAATTTAAAGCGTCGTTTTCCGGAAGCTGATGTTTTCTCTGGGAATGGAATCGAATGCGAAGATAGGTTGAGGGACTTTTCATATTTGCACTGTGGCCAAAATGCGCTTGCTGGATTTTCACCTCAAGGAGGAAAATACAACACAAGATCTGATCAAAACTCACTGTCTGCTACAACATTCTTGCCTACCTTCATACCACATGCCAAGCAGTCAGCAGTTTACCGTGCCAATTCAACTTGGAAACATAATCCCTATCCTGCAAACTTACTAGTTCATCCTCCTGATGGTACAAATTTTAGAAAGGATCAAAACCAGATAATCAGAGGAGTTGCAGAGATCCCAAGTTCTGTAAACACCATGTCAAGAGATACTGTTTGGAAGACGAGAAAAATAGACGTCGACAATTCTAACATTTCTTCTGGTGTCAGGTATATTTCAAGGTCTGGTCCGGTGAAGCTCCGCCCCGGGGCGAAGCATGTTTTGGAGCCGAGACAAGACACAGATGATGGCAATTATCCACCTATGTATTCATGTGTACCGTTTTTCGTTATAAGAAGGGGTGGAAATATTTTGTCTGGTCAGACTAAAAGTCATAGAAAGGTCTAA